A stretch of Arctopsyche grandis isolate Sample6627 chromosome 9, ASM5162203v2, whole genome shotgun sequence DNA encodes these proteins:
- the LOC143916935 gene encoding sodium-independent sulfate anion transporter-like isoform X2, whose protein sequence is MHNVIQWMKKSASDFFSLKTLKKRVPITQWLPNYKLDLFIQDIIAGISVGLTAIPQGIAYAGVAGLPLEYGLYSGFMGCFVYLFLGSCKDLTIGPTAIIALMTQKYVKGLGADFAVLLTFLCGVIVFLFGVFNLGFLIEFISMPVTTGFTTAAAITIGCTQLHSLLGFQGRSDTFLDVWINLVEYANTIRLWDSVLGIVTIIILLLLRKLKDWSSRTSRPEFSTCKNLIYKFNWFISLARNAIVVILGCLLAWILKNNGYEPFHLTGDIGKGLPTFQPPPFSTTVNGTTFSFGEMVQELNSSILTIALISILEAVAIAKAFANGKMVDATQEMLALGACNIIGSFFRSMPTTGSFTRTAVNNNSGVQTTAGGIFTGALVLMALGFLTSTFYYIPKPVLAGLIISAMIFMVEYEVVILLWKTRKVELLPFFVTLICCLFIGLEVGIVIGIVFNILMILATTARPKIDIDTLKVRNQDVIMVTPTSNLVYCSADHFSRSVMSVLFSEEQNCNAIVVIDGSKIKRIDVTVAKNLKVLIDIVKVRNQKIFLWLFSPSTKSVCLGVYPKISPLFVDCQTLEEVIKYLDSEALVAIDTNL, encoded by the exons ATGCATAACGTAATTCAATGGATGAAGAAAAGCgctagtgattttttttctttaaaaacctTAAAGAAAAGAGTTCCTATAACTCAATGGCTTCCAAATTATAAACTAGACTTATTTATTCAAGATATTATTGCag gtATCAGCGTAGGATTGACAGCGATACCACAAGGTATAGCTTATGCTGGAGTTGCCGGATTACCATTAGAG tatGGACTTTATTCGGGTTTTATGGGGTGCTTCGTTTACTTATTTTTGGGAAGTTGCAAAGATCTCACTATTGGTCCAACGGCTATTATTGCACTAATGactcaaaaatatgtaaaaggcTTGGGTGCTGATTTTGCCGTCCTCTTGACATTTTTATGTGGAgtaattgtgtttttatttgGAGTTTTCAATCTAG gctttttgattgaatttataTCAATGCCTGTAACAACGGGTTTCACAACAGCTGCGGCAATAACAATTGGATGCACTCAACTCCATTCTCTTTTAGGATTTCAGG gaCGGTCTGATACGTTTTTAGACGTTTGGATAAATTTAGTAGAATATGCTAATACAATAAGATTATGGGATTCAGTATTGGGAATCGTCACTATCATTATTTTACTTCTACTACGT aaATTAAAGGATTGGAGTAGTAGAACAAGCAGACCGGAGTTTTCTACATgtaaaaatctaatatacaaGTTTAATTGGTTTATATCGCTTGCTCGTAATGCCATAGTAGTTATACTAGGTTGCTTATTGGCGTGGATTTTAAAAAACAACGGCTATGAACCATTCCATCTAACcg gCGATATTGGAAAGGGTTTACCAACATTTCAACCACCCCCATTTTCTACAACCGTCAATGGAACCACATTTTCATTTGGTGAAATGGTGCAAGAATTGAATTCTAGTATTTTGACGATCGCTTTAATCTCTATTTTAGAAGCGGTTGCTATTGCAAAGGCTTTTG CTAATGGAAAAATGGTCGATGCAACTCAAGAAATGTTGGCATTAGGAGCGTGTAATATAATAGGGTCGTTTTTTAGAAGCATGCCGACAACAGGCTCTTTTACACGAACAGCTGTTAACAATAATTCCGGAGTACAAACCACAGCTGGAGGAATATTCACAG GTGCACTTGTTTTGATGGCATTAGGATTTTTGACTtctacattttattacatacctaaACCAGTTCTTGCTGGATTAATTATTAGCGCTATGATATTCATGGTGGAATACGAAGTTGTTATACTCTTGTGGAAAACGAGGA AAGTGGAATTATTACCGTTTTTCGTCACTTTGAtatgttgtttatttattggACTTGAAGTTGGCATTGTTATCGGGattgtttttaatattcttaTGATATTGGCAACGACAGCAAGACCCAAAATTGACATAGATACTCTAAAG GTCCGTAATCAAGACGTAATTATGGTTACTCCAACTAGCAATCTCGTGTATTGTTCGGCAGATCACTTTTCAAGAAGTGTGATGTCTGTTTTATTCTCGGAAGAACAAAATTGTAACGCAATTGTTGTCATTGATGGAagcaaaattaaaagaattgacGTAACAGTGGCTAAG aatttgaaagtgttaattgatattgttAAAgtaagaaatcaaaaaattttcttATGGCTTTTTTCACCTTCTACAAAAAGTGTATGCTTGGGTGTTTATCCTAAAATTTCACCTTTGTTTGTAGATTGCCAAACATTAGAAGAAGTGATaaaat atttggACTCGGAAGCACTAGTCGCAATTGACACTAACCTTTGA
- the TyrRS-m gene encoding tyrosine--tRNA ligase, mitochondrial has translation MFQRLRLCVTTHCRLFSNRNILSLRERGAIQDVFPENSDKVILDMLNASPQCVYAGFDPTADSLHIGNLLVIVNLLNWQRGGHQIIALIGGATGCIGDPSGRTKDRPQLEKIFIDDNIKGITSNIENIFTNHAKYFWDEDKCMKEPIITNNEDWYKKMNAIQFASNVGRNFRMGTMLLKQSVQSRINSDAGMSFTEFTYQLFQAYDWLHLYNNYKCYFQVGGSDQMGNILAGFDLIRRVTKKSVYGITLPLITNEEGDKFGKSGGNAIWLNSSKTSPFAFYQFFFRTPDSDIEKLLKYFTFLPLGKIKDIMLNHEQKPENKLPQKTLADFLTVLVHGEEGLNKAKLCSKLLYGNDVNLLLNLNASDICVSFEGAPVIELVPEPGMTVLDLAMKAKCFLTESYAMRIIKAGGFYINYQKVTNFQEVLVESSHILPNKITVMRVGKKNYSIVKWL, from the exons ATGTTTCAACGCTTGAGGTTATGTGTGACGACACATTGCCGCTTGTTTTCAAATAGGAATATTTTAAGTCTTCGTGAGAGAGGCGCTATTCAAGATGTGTTTCCAGAGAATTCTGa CAAAGTAATTTTGGACATGCTGAACGCATCTCCCCAATGTGTCTATGCTGGATTTGACCCAACAGCTGACAGTTTACACATAGGAAACCTCCTTGTCATCGTTAATTTACTAAATTGGCAACGCGGAGGACATCAAATTATTGCTTTG ATAGGAGGTGCTACCGGATGCATTGGTGATCCCAGTGGACGAACGAAAGATAGACCTCAATTAGAAAAGATTTTCATTGATGATAATATAAAGGGAATCACTagcaatattgaaaatatttttacaaatcatgCAAAGTACTTTTGGGATGAAGATAAATGCATGAAAGAACCTAT AATCACAAATAATGAAGATTGGTATAAGAAAATGAATGCTATACAGTTTGCTAGCAATGTAGGCCGTAATTTTAGAATGGGTACAATGCTATTGAAGCAGTCAGTACAATCAAGAATAAATTCTGACGCTGGCATGAGTTTTACTGAATTTACATACCAATTATTTCAAGCTTATGATTGGTTACatctgtataataattataaatgctattttcag GTAGGAGGCAGTGATCAGATGGGAAACATTTTGGCTGGATTTGATTTAATTAGAAGGGTTACAAAGAAATCTGTTTACG GAATAACTTTACCATTGATTACTAATGAAGAAGGAGATAAATTTGGCAAATCTGGTGGAAATGCAATTTGGTTAAATAGCTCTAAAACATCTCCATTTGCTTTTTATCAATTCTTTTTTAGAACACCGGATTCTGATATAGAAAAACTTCTCAAATACTTTACCTTTTTACCTTTAGGTAAAATAAAAGATATAATGCTAAATCATGAGCAAAAGCCAGAAAATAAATTGCCTCAAAAGACTTTGGCAGATTTTTTGACTGTACTTGTACACGGGG agGAGGGATTGAACAAAGCGAAATTATGTTCGAAACTTTTGTATGGAAACGATGTTAACTTATTACTCAATTTGAATGCGTCAGACATTTGCGTAAGTTTTGAAGGTGCACCTGTTATTGAATTAGTTCCCGAACCTGGAATGACTGTTTTAGATTTGGCTATGAAAGCAAAATGCTTTCTAACAGAAT cctATGCAATGCGTATTATAAAAGCTGGAggattttacataaattatcaGAAAGTCACGAATTTCCAAGAAGTTTTGGTGGAGTCATCTCATATTTTACCAAATAAAATTACTGTTATGAGAGTTGGAAAAAAGAATTATTCAATAGTTAAGTGGTTGTAA
- the LOC143916935 gene encoding sodium-independent sulfate anion transporter-like isoform X1: MSHESNENLLETQSAGEMHNVIQWMKKSASDFFSLKTLKKRVPITQWLPNYKLDLFIQDIIAGISVGLTAIPQGIAYAGVAGLPLEYGLYSGFMGCFVYLFLGSCKDLTIGPTAIIALMTQKYVKGLGADFAVLLTFLCGVIVFLFGVFNLGFLIEFISMPVTTGFTTAAAITIGCTQLHSLLGFQGRSDTFLDVWINLVEYANTIRLWDSVLGIVTIIILLLLRKLKDWSSRTSRPEFSTCKNLIYKFNWFISLARNAIVVILGCLLAWILKNNGYEPFHLTGDIGKGLPTFQPPPFSTTVNGTTFSFGEMVQELNSSILTIALISILEAVAIAKAFANGKMVDATQEMLALGACNIIGSFFRSMPTTGSFTRTAVNNNSGVQTTAGGIFTGALVLMALGFLTSTFYYIPKPVLAGLIISAMIFMVEYEVVILLWKTRKVELLPFFVTLICCLFIGLEVGIVIGIVFNILMILATTARPKIDIDTLKVRNQDVIMVTPTSNLVYCSADHFSRSVMSVLFSEEQNCNAIVVIDGSKIKRIDVTVAKNLKVLIDIVKVRNQKIFLWLFSPSTKSVCLGVYPKISPLFVDCQTLEEVIKYLDSEALVAIDTNL; this comes from the exons ATGTCGCACgaatcaaatgaaaatttattggaGACAC AGTCAGCTGGAGAAATGCATAACGTAATTCAATGGATGAAGAAAAGCgctagtgattttttttctttaaaaacctTAAAGAAAAGAGTTCCTATAACTCAATGGCTTCCAAATTATAAACTAGACTTATTTATTCAAGATATTATTGCag gtATCAGCGTAGGATTGACAGCGATACCACAAGGTATAGCTTATGCTGGAGTTGCCGGATTACCATTAGAG tatGGACTTTATTCGGGTTTTATGGGGTGCTTCGTTTACTTATTTTTGGGAAGTTGCAAAGATCTCACTATTGGTCCAACGGCTATTATTGCACTAATGactcaaaaatatgtaaaaggcTTGGGTGCTGATTTTGCCGTCCTCTTGACATTTTTATGTGGAgtaattgtgtttttatttgGAGTTTTCAATCTAG gctttttgattgaatttataTCAATGCCTGTAACAACGGGTTTCACAACAGCTGCGGCAATAACAATTGGATGCACTCAACTCCATTCTCTTTTAGGATTTCAGG gaCGGTCTGATACGTTTTTAGACGTTTGGATAAATTTAGTAGAATATGCTAATACAATAAGATTATGGGATTCAGTATTGGGAATCGTCACTATCATTATTTTACTTCTACTACGT aaATTAAAGGATTGGAGTAGTAGAACAAGCAGACCGGAGTTTTCTACATgtaaaaatctaatatacaaGTTTAATTGGTTTATATCGCTTGCTCGTAATGCCATAGTAGTTATACTAGGTTGCTTATTGGCGTGGATTTTAAAAAACAACGGCTATGAACCATTCCATCTAACcg gCGATATTGGAAAGGGTTTACCAACATTTCAACCACCCCCATTTTCTACAACCGTCAATGGAACCACATTTTCATTTGGTGAAATGGTGCAAGAATTGAATTCTAGTATTTTGACGATCGCTTTAATCTCTATTTTAGAAGCGGTTGCTATTGCAAAGGCTTTTG CTAATGGAAAAATGGTCGATGCAACTCAAGAAATGTTGGCATTAGGAGCGTGTAATATAATAGGGTCGTTTTTTAGAAGCATGCCGACAACAGGCTCTTTTACACGAACAGCTGTTAACAATAATTCCGGAGTACAAACCACAGCTGGAGGAATATTCACAG GTGCACTTGTTTTGATGGCATTAGGATTTTTGACTtctacattttattacatacctaaACCAGTTCTTGCTGGATTAATTATTAGCGCTATGATATTCATGGTGGAATACGAAGTTGTTATACTCTTGTGGAAAACGAGGA AAGTGGAATTATTACCGTTTTTCGTCACTTTGAtatgttgtttatttattggACTTGAAGTTGGCATTGTTATCGGGattgtttttaatattcttaTGATATTGGCAACGACAGCAAGACCCAAAATTGACATAGATACTCTAAAG GTCCGTAATCAAGACGTAATTATGGTTACTCCAACTAGCAATCTCGTGTATTGTTCGGCAGATCACTTTTCAAGAAGTGTGATGTCTGTTTTATTCTCGGAAGAACAAAATTGTAACGCAATTGTTGTCATTGATGGAagcaaaattaaaagaattgacGTAACAGTGGCTAAG aatttgaaagtgttaattgatattgttAAAgtaagaaatcaaaaaattttcttATGGCTTTTTTCACCTTCTACAAAAAGTGTATGCTTGGGTGTTTATCCTAAAATTTCACCTTTGTTTGTAGATTGCCAAACATTAGAAGAAGTGATaaaat atttggACTCGGAAGCACTAGTCGCAATTGACACTAACCTTTGA